In the genome of Oncorhynchus clarkii lewisi isolate Uvic-CL-2024 chromosome 22, UVic_Ocla_1.0, whole genome shotgun sequence, one region contains:
- the LOC139380878 gene encoding MOB-like protein phocein produces MCASFASGHSVEMVMAEGTAVLRRNRPGTKAKDFYNWPDESFEEMDSTLAVQQYIQQNIRSDCSGIDKILEPPEGQDEGVWKYEHLRQFCLELNGLAVKLQSECHPDTCTQMTATEQWIFLCAAHKTPKECPAIDYTRHTLDGAACLLNSNKYFPSRVSIKESSVAKLGSVCRRIYRIFSHAYFHHRQIFDKYENETFLCHRFTRFVMKYNLMSKDNLIVPILEEEVQNTSAGESEA; encoded by the exons ATGTGCGCATCATTTGCATCCGGGCATTCTGTCGAGATGGTCATGGCGGAGGGTACTGCAGTTCTGAGGAGGAATCGGCCTGGAACCAAGGCGAAG GATTTCTACAACTGGCCAGATGAATCCTTTGAAGAGATGGACAGCACGCTGGCTGTACAACAG TACATTCAGCAGAACATCCGGTCAGACTGCTCCGGTATCGATAAGATCCTGGAGCCACCAGAAGGACAGGACGAAGGGGTGTGGAAGTACGAGCACCTCCG GCAATTTTGTCTGGAGCTGAATGGACTCGCTGTGAAACTGCAGAGCGAGTGCCACCCAGATACCTGCACCCAGATGACAGCCACAGAACAGTGGATATTCCTGTGTGCTGCACACAAGACCCCCAAAGAG TGCCCTGCCATTGACTACACCAGGCACACGCTGGACGGAGCTGCCTGCCTTCTCAACAGCAACAAGTATTTCCCCAGccg TGTGAGCATCAAGGAGTCCTCAGTGGCCAAGCTGGGTTCTGTGTGTCGCCGGATCTATAGGATATTCTCCCATGCTTACTTCCACCATCGGCAGATATTTGACAAGTATGAG AACGAGACGTTCCTGTGCCATCGGTTCACGCGCTTTGTGATGAAGTACAACCTGATGTCCAAGGACAACCTGATTGTTCCTATCCTGGAGGAGGAGGTCCAGAACACCTCAGCTGGGGAGAGCGAGGCCTGA